In a genomic window of Flavobacterium crassostreae:
- a CDS encoding ABC transporter substrate-binding protein, which translates to MLKTATDQLGTVHTFKTTPQRIVSLVPSQTELLCDLGLEAKIVGITSFCVHPHHLKTTKKRVGGTKKVHLDKIKALQPDIIICNKEENTLEMVQQLGTICPVWVTNILTIEDNFRMILDFGKIFNSRTEAQKWHDKLVFALSNFKDFIKDVPVQKTAYFIWKNPYMVAGTHTYINELLQLNHFENWYQTKERYPEIILEQMVVDGAPDYIFLSSEPYPFKKNAAYEMRQHIPKAKIVLVDGEMFSWYGSRLLKALDYFRILHQNLQNEAAEAVIE; encoded by the coding sequence ATGCTAAAAACTGCAACAGACCAATTAGGGACCGTACATACTTTTAAAACTACGCCGCAACGGATTGTTTCTTTGGTGCCTTCACAAACCGAATTGCTATGTGATTTGGGATTAGAGGCCAAAATAGTTGGAATCACTTCGTTTTGTGTACATCCGCACCATCTTAAAACTACTAAAAAACGTGTTGGAGGCACCAAAAAAGTCCATTTAGACAAAATAAAAGCCTTACAACCAGATATAATTATTTGTAATAAAGAAGAGAATACGTTAGAGATGGTGCAGCAATTGGGCACCATTTGTCCGGTTTGGGTCACTAATATTCTTACCATTGAAGATAATTTTAGAATGATTTTAGATTTTGGAAAAATATTCAATTCTAGAACAGAAGCCCAAAAATGGCACGACAAATTGGTTTTTGCTTTAAGCAATTTTAAAGATTTTATAAAAGACGTTCCAGTCCAAAAAACGGCTTATTTTATCTGGAAAAACCCGTATATGGTGGCAGGAACTCATACGTATATAAATGAATTATTGCAACTCAATCATTTTGAAAATTGGTACCAAACCAAAGAGCGCTATCCTGAAATTATTTTAGAACAAATGGTTGTAGATGGAGCTCCAGATTATATTTTTTTGTCTTCGGAGCCATATCCTTTTAAAAAAAATGCCGCCTATGAAATGCGTCAACATATCCCAAAAGCTAAAATTGTGTTGGTGGATGGCGAAATGTTTTCTTGGTATGGTAGTAGGCTCTTAAAGGCGCTAGATTATTTTAGAATACTGCATCAGAACCTTCAAAACGAAGCTGCTGAAGCAGTAATAGAATAA
- the pyrF gene encoding orotidine-5'-phosphate decarboxylase, giving the protein MTTQHLIDQIKTKKSFLTVGLDVDLNKIPKHLLDLEDPIFEFNKAIIDATHDLCVAYKPNIAFFEAYGIKGWMALQKTMHYLHTTYPEIFTIADAKRGDIGNTSTMYAKAFFEDLEFDSVTVAPYMGKDSVEPFLAFENKHTIMLALTSNEGAFDFQTIKVDGKELYKRVLETAKTWKNSQNLMYVVGATKAEYFTEIRKIVPDSFLLVPGVGAQGGSLSEVCKYGMNAQIGLLINSSRGIIYASNGVDFASRARQEALKMQQEMAQIMALHLIK; this is encoded by the coding sequence ATGACTACACAACACCTTATTGACCAAATTAAAACCAAGAAATCCTTTTTAACTGTAGGATTGGACGTGGATTTAAATAAAATTCCAAAACATCTTTTAGATTTAGAAGATCCTATTTTTGAATTCAATAAAGCCATCATAGATGCTACCCATGATTTGTGTGTAGCCTACAAGCCCAATATTGCTTTTTTTGAAGCTTATGGTATCAAAGGCTGGATGGCATTGCAAAAAACCATGCATTACCTCCATACTACGTATCCAGAAATTTTTACTATTGCGGATGCCAAACGTGGCGATATAGGCAATACTTCTACGATGTATGCCAAGGCATTTTTTGAAGATTTAGAATTTGATAGTGTGACCGTTGCTCCGTACATGGGTAAAGATTCGGTAGAACCCTTTTTAGCCTTTGAGAACAAGCACACCATTATGTTGGCCTTAACATCCAATGAAGGAGCTTTTGATTTTCAGACCATAAAGGTAGATGGCAAAGAACTCTACAAACGTGTTTTAGAAACAGCCAAAACCTGGAAAAACAGCCAAAACTTGATGTATGTAGTTGGTGCAACCAAGGCAGAATATTTTACAGAAATCCGTAAAATTGTTCCAGATAGCTTTTTGTTGGTTCCAGGAGTAGGAGCGCAAGGAGGTAGTTTGTCTGAAGTTTGTAAGTACGGAATGAATGCCCAAATAGGCTTGCTTATAAATTCTTCCAGAGGAATTATATATGCCTCAAACGGCGTAGATTTTGCCTCTAGAGCAAGACAAGAAGCCTTAAAAATGCAACAAGAAATGGCACAAATAATGGCTTTGCACTTAATAAAGTAG
- a CDS encoding DUF5723 family protein, whose amino-acid sequence MKKKVLTFLAFASVVSANAQSYLGYTHDNYAGVQGVLFNPASIVDSRFKTDINLFSVSSMANNDAYGVNLMDAFKSDYDFENKAKKSFALSNNAMLNTDIMGPSFMFNIAPKHSLAVYTRARSFVNVLDINGNLIDELAKDNTSNFDYSVGSPNAVGNSWGELGVSYAAVLFQKGAHFVKGGVTAKYLQGVANYHFQANNVQVKYVKNSLNPQNSQYTSTGTALYGSSQDFAVDNDVVVDSKSRGLGLDLGFIYEWRPDYEASRSDLMDLKHINKYKLRFGLALTDLGSVRYDKGIRNSYDLNATVTQGQYDSAEDADAFLKNNYTATVVNGAVKAFLPTTLRADVDWNLHNKFYLNANGEFSVVDKSKLNQNSSSNRFSLTPRYESRWFSFYMPVSYIQYSKQAQVGVGLRTGIFFIGSGSALTNLMSDNSRAVDMHLGFKIPVYQKKKKQVLEPVVDKIEEVDEVMEEIVAEEILIDTDGDSIVDEKDRCPEIAGPVANNGCPWEDSDGDGVPDKDDQCPEVRGAMVNNGCPEITGDVIKELNVFSKAVLFNSGKATIRPESNPKLQEIENVMRNYPTANFRLEGYTDSTGSAVKNLQLSKERAAAVKTHLVAKGISADRLSSEGFGIVKPIATNKTEAGRAANRRVEIILVK is encoded by the coding sequence ATGAAAAAAAAAGTACTTACTTTTCTTGCTTTTGCAAGTGTAGTTTCGGCCAATGCACAGTCTTATCTAGGCTATACGCATGACAATTATGCAGGAGTCCAAGGGGTATTGTTTAACCCTGCGTCTATTGTAGATTCTAGGTTTAAAACCGATATCAATTTGTTTTCGGTAAGCTCCATGGCTAACAATGATGCGTATGGTGTTAATTTGATGGATGCTTTTAAGAGTGATTATGATTTTGAAAACAAAGCTAAAAAATCGTTTGCCTTAAGTAATAATGCCATGCTGAACACGGATATTATGGGGCCTTCCTTTATGTTTAATATTGCTCCTAAGCATTCTTTGGCTGTCTATACAAGAGCACGATCTTTTGTGAACGTATTGGATATTAATGGAAATCTAATTGATGAATTAGCCAAAGACAACACCTCTAATTTTGATTATAGCGTGGGTAGTCCCAATGCCGTAGGAAATTCGTGGGGAGAGTTAGGAGTATCTTATGCCGCTGTTTTATTTCAAAAAGGGGCTCATTTTGTCAAAGGAGGGGTTACGGCTAAATATTTGCAAGGGGTTGCAAACTACCATTTTCAGGCAAATAATGTACAAGTAAAGTATGTTAAAAACAGCTTAAACCCACAAAATAGCCAATACACCAGTACGGGTACTGCTTTGTATGGATCCAGTCAAGATTTTGCTGTAGATAATGACGTGGTGGTAGACAGTAAATCTAGAGGTCTTGGTTTGGACTTGGGATTCATATACGAGTGGAGGCCAGATTATGAGGCTTCGAGATCGGATTTGATGGACTTGAAACACATCAATAAATACAAACTCCGTTTTGGGTTGGCGCTAACAGATTTAGGAAGTGTTAGGTATGATAAAGGGATTCGTAATTCGTATGATCTAAATGCTACCGTAACTCAAGGGCAATACGATAGTGCAGAGGATGCAGATGCCTTTTTAAAAAATAATTATACTGCAACGGTGGTCAATGGAGCTGTAAAAGCATTTTTGCCTACAACTTTACGTGCCGATGTGGATTGGAACCTACATAATAAATTTTATTTAAATGCCAATGGTGAGTTTAGCGTGGTCGATAAATCAAAATTAAACCAAAATAGCAGTAGCAATCGTTTTAGTCTAACCCCACGCTATGAGTCCAGATGGTTTAGTTTTTATATGCCAGTTTCGTACATACAGTACAGCAAACAAGCCCAAGTAGGTGTTGGTTTGCGTACGGGTATTTTCTTTATTGGGTCGGGATCTGCGCTAACCAATTTAATGTCTGATAATTCTAGAGCAGTAGATATGCATTTAGGATTTAAAATTCCGGTGTATCAAAAAAAAAAGAAACAAGTTCTAGAGCCTGTAGTAGATAAAATAGAAGAAGTTGATGAGGTTATGGAAGAAATAGTTGCCGAAGAAATTTTGATAGATACCGATGGCGATAGTATTGTGGACGAAAAAGATAGATGCCCAGAGATAGCTGGTCCAGTTGCAAATAATGGTTGCCCATGGGAAGATAGCGACGGGGATGGAGTGCCAGATAAAGACGATCAATGCCCAGAGGTAAGAGGAGCAATGGTTAATAATGGCTGCCCCGAAATTACGGGTGATGTTATTAAAGAGCTAAATGTGTTTTCTAAAGCGGTATTGTTCAATTCAGGAAAAGCCACTATACGACCAGAGTCTAACCCGAAATTGCAAGAAATTGAAAACGTAATGCGTAACTATCCTACAGCTAATTTTAGGTTAGAAGGCTATACGGACAGCACTGGTTCTGCAGTCAAAAATTTACAATTATCTAAAGAAAGAGCTGCAGCGGTAAAAACGCATTTAGTAGCCAAAGGCATTAGTGCCGATAGGTTATCTTCGGAAGGATTTGGTATTGTAAAACCTATTGCAACCAACAAAACAGAAGCAGGAAGAGCTGCAAACAGAAGAGTAGAAATTATTTTGGTAAAATAA
- the prfA gene encoding peptide chain release factor 1 has protein sequence MLDRLQIVKQRFDEISDLIIQPDVISDQKRYVQLNKEYKDLKALAGKRDEYVILIANIEEANEIIADNSDADMTEMAKMQLEEAKERLPELEEEIKFMLIPKDPEDAKNVMVEIRAGTGGDEASIFAGDLFRMYTKYCENRGWRTSVVDMNEGTSGGFKEVIFEVTGEDVYGTLKFEAGVHRVQRVPQTETQGRVHTSAATVMVLPEAEEFDVQIDMNDVRVDFFCSSGPGGQSVNTTKSAVRLTHIPTGLVAQCQDQKSQHKNKDKAFVVLRSRLYEQELAKKQAEDATTRTSQVSSGDRSAKIRTYNYAQGRVTDHRVGLTLYDLGNIMNGDIQKIVDELALVNNMEKLKEASEVF, from the coding sequence ATGTTAGATAGACTTCAAATAGTAAAACAACGCTTTGATGAGATATCGGATTTAATTATCCAACCGGATGTTATATCGGATCAAAAGCGTTATGTGCAATTGAATAAAGAGTATAAAGACTTGAAGGCTTTGGCTGGAAAGAGAGATGAATATGTGATTTTGATAGCCAATATTGAGGAGGCTAACGAAATTATTGCCGATAATAGTGATGCCGATATGACCGAAATGGCCAAAATGCAACTAGAAGAGGCGAAGGAAAGGTTGCCGGAATTAGAGGAAGAAATCAAGTTTATGTTGATCCCCAAAGATCCAGAAGATGCCAAGAATGTTATGGTAGAAATACGTGCCGGTACCGGTGGGGATGAGGCAAGTATTTTTGCTGGAGATTTATTCCGTATGTACACCAAATACTGCGAAAACAGAGGTTGGAGAACTTCTGTGGTGGATATGAACGAGGGAACTTCGGGTGGTTTCAAAGAGGTTATCTTTGAGGTTACCGGTGAGGATGTTTATGGTACCTTGAAGTTTGAGGCAGGAGTGCACCGAGTGCAACGGGTGCCACAAACAGAAACGCAAGGAAGGGTGCATACCTCTGCCGCTACGGTGATGGTTTTGCCTGAGGCAGAAGAGTTTGATGTGCAGATTGATATGAATGATGTGCGTGTGGATTTCTTTTGTTCGTCTGGGCCTGGTGGACAATCTGTAAATACGACTAAGTCTGCGGTGCGTTTGACGCATATCCCTACGGGATTGGTGGCGCAATGTCAGGATCAAAAATCACAACATAAGAATAAAGACAAGGCTTTTGTAGTATTGCGTTCGCGTTTATACGAACAGGAATTAGCCAAAAAACAAGCCGAAGATGCCACTACGCGTACTTCGCAGGTGAGCTCTGGAGACCGTTCTGCCAAGATTAGAACCTACAATTATGCCCAAGGGCGTGTGACGGATCATAGAGTTGGTTTGACGTTGTATGATCTGGGGAATATCATGAATGGGGACATTCAGAAAATTGTAGATGAGTTAGCGTTGGTAAACAATATGGAAAAACTCAAAGAAGCAAGCGAAGTTTTTTAA
- a CDS encoding type IA DNA topoisomerase, with the protein MKVCIAEKPSVAREIASVLGANTKQDGYYLGNGYAVTYTFGHLCTLKEPNDYKPHWKSWDLNNLPMLPEKFETKVVANSGIQKQFKIIKELFDKATLVINCGDAGQEGELIQRWVLHQANYKGPVQRLWISSLTTEAIQEGFNHLKPSSQYDNLYYAGFSRAIGDWLLGMNATRLYTVKHGGYKQVLSIGRVQTPTLAMVVERFIAIQNFKPQPYWELQTLYRDTLFSYEEGRFLKKEDGEVLAQKVQESEFEIVSIEEKKGNEYAPKLFDLTGLQVYCNTKFGFSAEETLKIAQTLYEQKVITYPRVDTSFLPMDIYPKVPGILQKLSHYATLTEPLCNKKIKKSPRVFNDKKVTDHHAIIPTGIQSNLPYNQQQVYNIITKRFIAVFYEDCTVANTTVLGKAAEVPFKATGKVILKKGWRLVFEDPNAKEKETDIMPLFVQGEKGPHQPSFLEKETKAPNQFTEATLLRAMETAGKQVEDEDLRELMKENGIGRPSTRANIIETLFKRQYIVRNKKQLLPTPTGIQLIAIIQNENIKSAALTGIWEKQLKDIEKGRYTASAFIHNMKRMVDALVYEVRSETVHANLSHTAAQPKQIASNTTKKKTEGLLSEMCPKCQKATLLKGKTAYGCGNYKLGCQFVLPFVFANKKISENQYLRLLQKGTTVNLKDFKTSTGTTEGLLRFDASFNLKLEPKNTNKNTPKAATATPALPCPKCNKGSILKGKMAYGCSEYQLGCDFKVPFDVLRAKLKNQTPTKERVHALLKEGF; encoded by the coding sequence ATGAAGGTCTGTATTGCCGAAAAACCAAGTGTAGCCCGCGAAATTGCATCCGTACTAGGAGCCAACACCAAACAAGACGGCTACTACCTGGGCAATGGCTATGCCGTAACCTACACCTTTGGGCATCTATGCACCCTCAAAGAACCCAACGATTACAAACCCCACTGGAAAAGCTGGGATTTGAACAACCTACCCATGCTTCCAGAAAAATTTGAAACCAAAGTAGTAGCAAATTCTGGAATCCAAAAACAATTCAAGATCATCAAAGAACTCTTTGACAAAGCCACATTGGTGATCAATTGCGGAGATGCCGGCCAAGAAGGAGAACTCATACAACGCTGGGTACTACACCAAGCCAACTACAAAGGCCCCGTGCAACGCCTATGGATTTCTTCTTTGACCACAGAGGCAATCCAAGAAGGATTTAACCACCTAAAACCCTCCTCGCAATATGATAATTTATACTACGCCGGTTTTTCAAGAGCCATCGGAGATTGGTTATTAGGCATGAACGCCACCCGATTGTATACCGTAAAACATGGCGGTTACAAACAAGTGCTATCCATTGGGCGGGTACAAACCCCCACATTAGCAATGGTTGTAGAGCGTTTTATAGCAATCCAGAATTTTAAACCACAACCCTACTGGGAATTGCAAACACTATATAGAGACACCTTATTTAGTTACGAAGAAGGCCGTTTTTTAAAAAAAGAAGATGGCGAAGTTTTGGCACAAAAAGTCCAAGAAAGCGAATTCGAAATTGTTTCCATCGAAGAAAAAAAAGGCAATGAATATGCCCCAAAACTATTTGATTTAACGGGATTACAAGTCTATTGCAACACCAAATTTGGGTTCTCCGCAGAAGAAACCCTCAAAATTGCACAAACTCTCTACGAACAAAAAGTAATCACCTATCCCAGAGTAGACACCAGCTTTTTACCAATGGACATCTACCCAAAAGTACCCGGGATTTTGCAAAAACTGAGCCACTATGCCACTTTGACAGAGCCGCTATGCAACAAAAAAATTAAAAAATCTCCAAGAGTATTCAATGATAAAAAAGTAACCGACCACCACGCTATTATTCCCACCGGAATCCAATCCAACTTGCCCTACAACCAGCAACAAGTCTATAACATTATAACCAAACGTTTTATAGCCGTTTTTTATGAAGATTGTACTGTAGCCAACACCACCGTGCTTGGCAAAGCAGCAGAAGTTCCATTTAAAGCCACCGGAAAGGTTATCCTAAAAAAAGGATGGCGCCTGGTGTTTGAAGATCCGAATGCCAAAGAAAAAGAAACCGACATAATGCCTCTATTTGTCCAAGGCGAAAAAGGCCCACACCAACCTAGTTTTTTAGAAAAAGAAACCAAAGCTCCCAACCAATTTACCGAAGCCACCTTGCTACGTGCCATGGAAACCGCAGGCAAACAAGTAGAAGACGAAGATTTAAGAGAGCTAATGAAAGAAAACGGTATTGGTCGTCCATCCACCCGAGCAAACATAATTGAAACCCTATTTAAACGCCAATATATTGTACGCAACAAAAAACAACTCCTACCTACTCCAACCGGAATTCAGTTAATTGCTATTATTCAAAACGAAAACATCAAATCTGCTGCCTTAACAGGAATCTGGGAAAAACAACTCAAAGACATCGAAAAAGGCCGTTATACCGCAAGTGCCTTTATCCATAACATGAAGCGCATGGTAGATGCTCTAGTCTACGAAGTACGCAGCGAAACAGTCCATGCCAACCTATCCCATACCGCAGCCCAACCAAAACAAATTGCCAGCAACACTACCAAAAAGAAAACAGAAGGACTTTTGTCCGAAATGTGTCCAAAATGCCAAAAAGCAACCCTATTAAAAGGCAAGACCGCCTACGGTTGTGGTAATTATAAATTAGGCTGCCAATTTGTATTGCCTTTTGTTTTTGCAAACAAAAAAATATCCGAAAACCAATACCTAAGACTTCTCCAAAAAGGAACTACCGTAAATCTGAAAGATTTTAAAACCAGCACCGGAACCACCGAAGGTCTATTGCGTTTTGATGCTAGTTTTAACCTAAAATTAGAACCTAAAAACACCAACAAAAACACTCCAAAAGCAGCCACCGCAACTCCAGCACTACCTTGCCCAAAATGCAACAAGGGCAGTATCCTAAAAGGAAAAATGGCCTATGGATGTAGTGAATACCAACTAGGTTGTGATTTTAAAGTTCCGTTTGATGTCCTTAGAGCCAAATTAAAAAACCAAACCCCAACCAAAGAACGGGTACACGCTTTATTAAAAGAAGGTTTTTAA
- a CDS encoding DUF6265 family protein: MYLANKIYLLLLLATALSCQKSQTNSSENTEKEKIKTSRWLLGTWENKGSDGTLKEIWNKVNDSTFAGQSYFIKAQDTIHFETIQLQQIDENLTYTSTTKGQNNNQPIAYKATNSSEKELVFENTSLNYPQKIRYTAIATDSLKIEISGMQQSKPSTERYGYKKVK, from the coding sequence ATGTACTTAGCCAACAAAATATATTTACTGCTACTACTTGCAACGGCACTATCTTGTCAGAAATCCCAAACAAATTCTTCAGAAAATACCGAAAAAGAGAAAATAAAAACCAGTAGATGGCTATTAGGAACCTGGGAAAACAAAGGTTCCGACGGCACCTTAAAAGAAATTTGGAACAAAGTAAATGACAGTACCTTTGCAGGGCAATCGTATTTTATTAAAGCCCAAGACACCATCCATTTTGAAACCATCCAATTGCAACAAATAGATGAAAACCTAACCTACACCTCTACTACAAAAGGACAAAACAACAACCAACCAATAGCCTATAAAGCAACCAATAGCTCGGAGAAAGAATTGGTTTTTGAAAACACAAGCCTTAATTATCCCCAAAAAATACGGTATACAGCAATTGCAACAGATAGTCTCAAAATAGAGATTTCGGGCATGCAACAAAGCAAACCCAGTACCGAAAGATATGGTTATAAAAAAGTAAAATAA
- a CDS encoding FKBP-type peptidyl-prolyl cis-trans isomerase has translation MTQVKANNTVKVHYTGKLADGQIFDTSEGKEPLAFTLGEGRLIPGFEKGLIDMKLNEKKTINIAKEDAYGDARQDLIVEVPKSELPQEMTPEVGMGLVSKTPEGQEMNLLVVEVKDETVVLDGNHPLAGRDLIFDLEVVEIS, from the coding sequence ATGACTCAAGTTAAAGCAAACAACACAGTTAAAGTACATTACACAGGAAAATTAGCAGACGGCCAAATATTTGACACTTCGGAAGGAAAAGAGCCTTTAGCGTTTACATTAGGAGAAGGACGTTTGATTCCAGGTTTTGAAAAAGGACTGATAGACATGAAGTTAAACGAGAAAAAAACGATAAACATTGCCAAAGAAGATGCTTATGGAGACGCACGTCAGGACTTAATTGTTGAGGTTCCTAAGAGCGAATTGCCACAAGAAATGACTCCAGAGGTAGGAATGGGACTAGTATCCAAAACACCCGAAGGGCAAGAAATGAACTTATTAGTTGTAGAGGTAAAAGACGAAACAGTAGTTCTAGATGGTAACCATCCTTTGGCGGGAAGAGACCTGATATTTGATCTTGAAGTAGTAGAAATTAGCTAA
- a CDS encoding TonB-dependent siderophore receptor: MKALLLGCVLLIASTSLQAQQIKTTSSVLDTLKNKKGESLKEVIIKTRLENKKISAVRSGIKPMDLPQSIQVIGSKIIAQQQAIRLSEVIKNANGVYVGSARGAAQETFWSRGYNMSSNNMFKNGFRFSSNSIPEVSSLDRVEILKGSAALLFGNVAPGGILNMVTKKPTFKKGGSLSMQMGSNAFYKPTVDYYNTINKNIAYRFIGSYENSDSYRDIVQKERYYLNPSLLFAITDQTQITVQGDYLHDNWTPDFGTGIIGKTIAPVGRNKYLGASWSNGQTRQSSVSTLVNHDFNANWKLNFNTSFQYYSQASKATERVQPDAKGDWKRPLGQNKKQAQLTAQQLSITGTFYTAKIKNQLFTGVDFENSFDKNYRFAFANPTYGSGNILNLDTFDPEGPIPDATLTKITTTDTNSFGVYAQDLISISSQFKVLAGIRWSWQEAKVTTSDFTTNPVANSEEPNRVDQAFTPRVGVVYQPNTALSLFASYANSFTPNSGTTVDLKAIEPSFIDQYEIGIKKSFWNNKWTTNLTFYQIENSQLAQTAEFKADGTTNTDRSLKILSGATKSKGIELDVSAKPIEGLNIMAGYSYNDMRFTKTSGTNGSYITGDRLTRTPSNTANLSFFYTLSSGILKGFSVGSTANYIGNRVAGWNNQLVLDKAGILIIKDREVPVKGYTTIDVSAGYTWKKFALLGKLSNITNTLNYTVHENYSANPIAPRQLIATLKYVF; this comes from the coding sequence ATGAAAGCGTTATTACTCGGCTGTGTTCTTCTAATTGCATCCACTTCGTTGCAAGCACAGCAAATCAAAACTACTAGTTCAGTTTTGGATACTCTAAAAAACAAAAAAGGAGAATCTTTAAAAGAAGTTATTATTAAAACTAGGCTAGAAAACAAAAAAATTAGTGCCGTTCGTTCTGGTATAAAACCCATGGATTTACCACAGAGCATACAAGTTATTGGCAGCAAAATTATAGCACAACAACAAGCAATCCGATTGAGTGAGGTGATTAAAAACGCAAATGGCGTTTATGTGGGTTCTGCTAGAGGTGCTGCACAAGAAACCTTTTGGTCCCGAGGCTATAACATGTCTTCCAACAACATGTTCAAAAATGGCTTTCGTTTTTCAAGCAATTCTATTCCTGAAGTATCCTCATTAGACCGCGTAGAAATACTAAAAGGTAGTGCGGCATTATTATTTGGAAACGTAGCTCCCGGGGGCATCTTAAATATGGTTACCAAAAAACCAACCTTCAAAAAAGGAGGCAGTTTGAGCATGCAAATGGGGAGCAATGCTTTCTATAAACCTACGGTAGATTATTACAATACCATAAATAAAAACATTGCTTACCGTTTTATAGGCTCTTATGAAAATTCGGACAGTTATAGAGATATTGTCCAAAAAGAGCGCTATTATCTCAACCCATCGCTTTTGTTTGCAATAACGGACCAAACACAAATTACAGTACAAGGAGATTATTTGCATGACAATTGGACACCCGATTTTGGAACCGGAATTATTGGCAAAACAATAGCGCCAGTAGGCCGAAACAAGTATCTGGGGGCTAGTTGGTCTAATGGACAAACCAGACAAAGTAGTGTGTCTACTTTGGTTAATCATGATTTTAATGCCAACTGGAAATTAAATTTCAATACCTCCTTTCAATACTACAGCCAAGCATCCAAAGCTACAGAAAGAGTACAACCAGATGCAAAGGGAGACTGGAAAAGACCGCTTGGACAGAACAAAAAACAAGCGCAACTAACGGCGCAGCAACTAAGTATAACTGGAACTTTTTATACTGCCAAAATAAAAAACCAACTCTTTACTGGGGTAGACTTTGAAAATTCTTTTGACAAAAACTACCGATTTGCATTTGCTAATCCAACGTATGGAAGCGGCAACATATTGAATTTGGATACTTTTGATCCCGAAGGCCCTATACCAGATGCCACCCTAACTAAAATAACCACTACAGATACCAATTCTTTTGGTGTCTACGCACAAGATTTGATTTCCATTAGCTCTCAATTCAAAGTTTTGGCCGGAATACGTTGGTCTTGGCAAGAAGCAAAAGTAACTACCTCGGATTTTACTACAAACCCAGTAGCAAATTCTGAAGAACCCAACAGAGTGGACCAAGCTTTTACTCCTAGAGTTGGAGTGGTATACCAACCCAATACAGCCCTTTCGTTGTTTGCTAGTTATGCCAATTCTTTTACTCCTAATTCTGGAACTACCGTAGATTTAAAAGCAATAGAACCTTCCTTTATTGATCAATACGAAATAGGTATCAAAAAAAGTTTTTGGAATAACAAATGGACTACCAATCTTACCTTTTATCAAATTGAAAACAGCCAATTGGCACAAACCGCTGAATTTAAAGCAGACGGAACTACCAATACGGATCGATCTCTAAAAATTTTGAGTGGTGCCACTAAAAGCAAAGGGATTGAACTAGATGTTAGTGCAAAACCCATCGAAGGTTTAAACATAATGGCCGGATACAGCTATAATGACATGCGTTTTACCAAAACCTCTGGTACCAATGGCAGTTATATTACAGGAGACAGACTCACTAGAACCCCATCCAATACAGCTAATTTAAGTTTCTTTTATACCTTGTCTTCTGGCATATTAAAAGGATTTTCTGTTGGATCTACAGCAAATTATATTGGCAATCGTGTGGCAGGATGGAACAACCAACTAGTCTTGGACAAAGCAGGAATACTAATTATTAAAGATCGCGAAGTCCCCGTTAAGGGATACACAACCATAGATGTGTCAGCTGGGTATACTTGGAAAAAATTTGCGTTGCTAGGCAAGCTATCCAATATTACCAACACCTTAAATTATACCGTACATGAGAACTATAGTGCCAATCCTATTGCACCAAGACAGCTGATTGCGACATTAAAATATGTGTTTTAA
- a CDS encoding PepSY-associated TM helix domain-containing protein, whose protein sequence is MKKINFRNLHRDLGYFYIGLIISFAFSGLMMNHREYWHPDKYTTAIKEITLQLPPEKELNEAYAKIVAKKLGINDKMRRQIVKKGVYRISFEKKDVEIDLQTGKGEIVSFLKTPIVSQSMSLHKSTSSFWIYYSDIFALSLIIIALTGTVMIKAGKFSWKNRGWKLALAGIVFPLLFLILFA, encoded by the coding sequence ATGAAAAAAATAAATTTTAGAAATCTACATCGGGATTTGGGCTATTTCTATATTGGGTTAATTATATCCTTTGCTTTTTCGGGCTTGATGATGAATCATAGAGAATACTGGCATCCCGATAAATACACCACAGCAATAAAAGAGATAACGCTACAACTACCTCCCGAAAAGGAACTAAATGAAGCCTATGCTAAAATCGTAGCCAAAAAATTGGGCATTAACGACAAAATGAGACGGCAAATAGTCAAAAAGGGAGTATATCGGATTTCTTTTGAAAAAAAGGACGTGGAAATAGACCTCCAAACCGGAAAAGGCGAAATTGTATCCTTCCTTAAAACCCCAATTGTTAGTCAATCCATGTCGTTGCACAAGAGCACTTCTTCTTTCTGGATTTATTACTCGGATATTTTTGCGTTAAGTTTAATTATTATAGCCCTAACAGGCACTGTAATGATTAAAGCAGGAAAATTCAGTTGGAAAAATAGAGGCTGGAAATTAGCTCTAGCAGGAATTGTATTTCCACTTTTGTTTTTAATTTTATTTGCATAA